Proteins from a single region of Thermotoga maritima MSB8:
- a CDS encoding aldo/keto reductase has translation MLYKELGRTGEEIPALGLGTWGIGGFETPDYSRDEEMVELLKTAIKMGYTHIDTAEYYGGGHTEELIGKAIKDFRREDLFIVSKVWPTHLRRDDLLRSLENTLKRLDTDYVDLYLIHWPNPEIPLEETLSAMAEGVRQGLIRYIGVSNFDRRLLEEAISKSQEPIVCDQVKYNIEDRDPERDGLLEFCQKNGVTLVAYSPLRRTLLSEKTKRTLEEIAKNHGATIYQIMLAWLLAKPNVVAIPKAGRVEHLRENLKATEIKLSEEEMKLLDSLG, from the coding sequence ATGTTATACAAAGAACTTGGAAGAACAGGAGAAGAAATTCCGGCTCTGGGTCTGGGCACCTGGGGTATCGGCGGTTTTGAAACACCCGATTACTCCAGAGACGAAGAGATGGTTGAGCTTTTGAAGACGGCGATCAAAATGGGATACACACACATAGACACGGCAGAGTACTACGGTGGAGGGCACACAGAGGAACTCATCGGCAAGGCGATAAAGGATTTCAGGCGTGAGGATCTTTTCATAGTGTCCAAGGTGTGGCCGACGCATCTGAGAAGGGACGATCTTTTGCGCTCCCTCGAGAACACCCTCAAACGACTCGACACGGACTACGTGGATCTTTACCTGATTCACTGGCCGAATCCAGAGATTCCCCTCGAAGAGACCCTTTCCGCAATGGCAGAGGGCGTCAGGCAGGGGCTCATCAGGTACATAGGAGTTTCGAATTTCGACAGAAGACTCCTCGAGGAGGCCATCAGCAAGTCTCAAGAACCCATAGTCTGCGATCAGGTCAAGTACAACATAGAAGACAGAGATCCAGAAAGAGATGGACTTCTCGAGTTCTGCCAAAAGAACGGAGTGACCCTGGTGGCCTACTCTCCACTGAGAAGAACTCTTCTTTCAGAAAAAACGAAGAGAACACTCGAAGAAATAGCGAAGAATCATGGAGCAACTATCTATCAGATTATGCTCGCGTGGCTTCTCGCAAAACCAAATGTTGTTGCCATTCCAAAGGCCGGCAGAGTAGAACATCTCAGGGAGAATCTAAAAGCAACGGAGATCAAACTCTCCGAAGAGGAAATGAAGCTACTGGACAGCCTTGGCTAA
- a CDS encoding ABC transporter ATP-binding protein, which yields MMELLNVNNLKVEFHRVEGIVKAVDGISYKLNKGESLGIVGESGSGKSVSVLSLLRLINRNGRIVDGEAIFLGKDLLKLNKEELRNIRGKDISIIFQNPMTSLNPIIRVGIQVMEPIIWHRLMKNEEARERAIELLERVGIPESPKRFLNYPFQFSGGMRQRVMIAMALACHPKLLIADEPTTALDVTIQAQIMELLQELKEEYGMSVIFITHDLSVATNFCDRIITMYAGKIVEEAPVEEILKTPLHPYTKGLLNSTLEIGSRGKKLVPIPGNPPNPTKHPSGCKFHPRCSFAMEICQREEPPLVNISENHRVACHLIKGESK from the coding sequence ATGATGGAACTGCTAAACGTGAATAATCTCAAGGTAGAGTTTCATAGAGTTGAAGGTATTGTCAAAGCAGTGGATGGAATCAGCTACAAATTGAACAAAGGCGAGAGTCTTGGAATAGTTGGTGAAAGTGGTTCTGGGAAGTCTGTATCAGTCCTTTCTCTTTTGAGATTGATAAATCGGAACGGGCGAATCGTTGATGGTGAGGCTATATTCCTAGGAAAAGACCTTTTGAAATTGAATAAAGAAGAATTGAGAAACATAAGAGGGAAAGATATAAGCATCATTTTTCAAAATCCAATGACCTCTCTTAATCCAATAATAAGAGTAGGAATTCAAGTAATGGAACCCATCATCTGGCATCGACTTATGAAGAATGAAGAAGCCAGAGAAAGAGCTATAGAACTCCTGGAACGTGTTGGAATCCCTGAATCACCAAAAAGATTTCTGAACTATCCGTTCCAATTCTCTGGCGGAATGAGACAAAGAGTAATGATCGCAATGGCACTTGCATGCCATCCTAAACTCTTAATAGCTGATGAGCCAACAACTGCTTTAGATGTGACTATTCAGGCACAAATAATGGAACTACTTCAGGAATTGAAAGAAGAATACGGTATGAGTGTTATATTCATAACACACGATCTTTCTGTGGCAACGAATTTTTGCGATCGAATAATTACAATGTATGCCGGAAAAATTGTTGAAGAAGCACCAGTAGAAGAAATTTTAAAAACACCCCTACACCCTTATACCAAGGGTTTGTTGAACTCTACCCTTGAAATAGGCTCCCGCGGAAAAAAACTGGTACCAATACCGGGAAACCCACCAAACCCCACGAAACATCCTTCTGGTTGTAAATTTCACCCGAGATGTAGTTTTGCAATGGAAATTTGTCAAAGAGAAGAACCGCCCCTCGTAAATATTTCTGAAAATCATCGTGTTGCATGCCATTTGATCAAGGGGGAATCAAAATGA
- a CDS encoding Mini-ribonuclease 3, which produces MEKLFRFEAEPEKLPPAVLAYLGDAVLELIFRSRFTGDYRMSVIHERVKEHTSKHGQAWMLENIWNLLDEREQEIVKRAMNSKAAKRHGNDPTYRKSTGFEALIGYLFLKREFDRIEELLRVVMDLESLRKKNPGGSAQE; this is translated from the coding sequence GTGGAAAAACTCTTCAGATTCGAAGCAGAACCGGAGAAACTGCCACCGGCCGTTCTAGCGTATCTGGGAGATGCCGTTCTGGAGCTCATCTTCAGATCGAGATTCACAGGAGATTACAGAATGTCCGTCATACACGAGAGGGTCAAGGAACACACCTCGAAACACGGTCAGGCATGGATGCTGGAGAATATATGGAATCTCCTCGACGAAAGAGAGCAAGAAATAGTTAAAAGAGCGATGAATTCGAAGGCAGCGAAAAGACACGGGAACGACCCTACATACAGAAAGAGCACCGGTTTCGAAGCTTTGATCGGGTATCTATTCTTGAAAAGAGAATTCGACAGAATTGAAGAACTGCTTCGGGTGGTGATGGATCTTGAGAGTCTACGGAAGAAAAATCCTGGAGGAAGCGCTCAGGAATAA
- a CDS encoding ABC transporter ATP-binding protein, with amino-acid sequence MKPLLQTVDLKKYFPQGKRILKAVDGISIEIKEGETLGLVGESGCGKSTLGRTILKLLRPDGGKIFFEGKDITNLNDKEMKPYRKKMQIIFQDPLGSLNPQMTVGRIIEDPLIIHKIGTKKERRKRVEELLDMVGIGREFINSFPHEFSGGQQQRIGIARALALNPKFIVCDEPVSALDVSIQAQIIDLLEEIQQKMGISYLFIAHNLAVVEHISHKVAVMYLGKIVEYGDVDKIFLNPIHPYTRALLKSVPKIPWDGQKQRFYSLKGELPSPIDLPKGCRFQTRCTEKKAICFEKEPELTEVEKNHFVSCHLVRSYRG; translated from the coding sequence ATGAAGCCTCTTTTACAAACCGTAGATTTAAAAAAATATTTTCCTCAGGGGAAAAGAATACTTAAAGCAGTTGATGGAATATCAATAGAAATAAAAGAAGGAGAGACACTTGGGTTGGTCGGTGAAAGCGGCTGTGGAAAATCGACTCTGGGGAGAACGATTCTCAAACTCCTCAGACCTGATGGCGGTAAGATTTTCTTCGAAGGAAAAGATATAACAAACTTGAATGACAAGGAGATGAAACCTTATAGGAAAAAGATGCAAATAATCTTCCAGGATCCTTTAGGATCTTTGAATCCACAGATGACTGTTGGAAGAATTATAGAAGATCCTCTCATAATTCACAAAATTGGAACGAAAAAAGAGAGGAGAAAACGAGTAGAAGAACTTTTAGATATGGTGGGAATAGGTAGAGAATTCATTAACAGTTTTCCACACGAATTTTCCGGAGGGCAGCAGCAAAGAATAGGAATAGCTCGAGCTTTAGCTCTGAATCCGAAATTTATAGTCTGTGACGAGCCAGTATCTGCTTTGGACGTTTCGATTCAGGCACAAATAATAGATCTTCTTGAAGAAATACAGCAGAAAATGGGTATCTCATACCTTTTCATTGCACACAATCTTGCAGTAGTCGAACATATAAGCCATAAAGTAGCTGTTATGTATCTCGGGAAAATTGTTGAGTATGGAGATGTAGATAAAATCTTCTTAAATCCAATTCATCCGTACACTCGAGCACTTTTGAAGAGCGTTCCTAAGATTCCATGGGACGGTCAAAAACAAAGATTTTATTCATTGAAAGGTGAACTTCCTTCTCCAATTGATCTTCCTAAAGGATGCAGATTCCAAACTAGATGTACAGAAAAAAAGGCAATCTGCTTTGAAAAAGAACCTGAACTCACAGAAGTGGAAAAAAATCATTTTGTGTCTTGTCATTTAGTCAGAAGCTATAGGGGGTGA
- a CDS encoding ABC transporter permease has protein sequence MLRKNKTESIGYWKAFWLRFKKNKMAVIGGVFVLILIALAILAPYIAPYPYDEPHYIRAFEGPSKDFIFGTDALGRDLFSRILYSLRNACIIGFGSQFVVLIIGGILGAVAGFKGGWIDKFIMSIVDIMFAFPTFLFNVILVTALGRGLFTIFLAIGLTGWAGMARLVRGQVLYLKNSEFVEAAKAAGASTFYIIRKHILPNMIGPILVNLAFGVPGAMMTESGLAVIGMGVRPPMPSWGNLIGEGIGMMMAFPHLLIFPAVTFAFTLISFTFLADGLRDAFNPRSEIS, from the coding sequence ATGTTAAGAAAAAATAAAACGGAATCCATTGGTTACTGGAAAGCCTTCTGGTTAAGATTCAAAAAAAACAAAATGGCAGTAATAGGGGGAGTTTTTGTTTTAATCCTTATAGCACTTGCAATACTGGCTCCCTATATTGCTCCATATCCTTACGACGAGCCTCACTATATCAGGGCTTTCGAGGGACCAAGCAAGGATTTCATATTCGGAACTGACGCATTGGGAAGAGATCTTTTCAGTAGAATTCTGTATAGTTTGAGAAACGCATGTATTATAGGTTTCGGTTCTCAATTTGTTGTCCTGATCATAGGAGGCATTCTGGGTGCTGTCGCTGGTTTCAAGGGAGGCTGGATAGACAAATTTATTATGAGTATTGTAGATATTATGTTTGCTTTTCCAACTTTTCTCTTCAACGTGATACTGGTTACAGCCTTAGGCAGGGGGCTTTTCACCATCTTCTTAGCTATAGGATTGACCGGATGGGCGGGAATGGCCCGACTTGTAAGAGGGCAAGTGTTGTATCTGAAGAATAGCGAATTTGTTGAAGCTGCAAAAGCCGCTGGTGCCAGCACCTTCTATATCATCAGAAAACATATTCTTCCCAATATGATAGGACCCATTCTTGTGAATCTTGCATTCGGAGTACCTGGAGCAATGATGACTGAAAGTGGTTTAGCAGTGATAGGAATGGGGGTAAGGCCTCCGATGCCGAGCTGGGGAAATCTTATAGGTGAAGGGATCGGGATGATGATGGCGTTCCCTCATCTGCTAATATTTCCTGCTGTCACTTTTGCTTTTACCTTGATAAGTTTCACGTTTCTTGCAGATGGCTTAAGAGATGCCTTTAATCCAAGGAGTGAGATATCATGA
- the rlmB gene encoding 23S rRNA (guanosine(2251)-2'-O)-methyltransferase RlmB: protein MRVYGRKILEEALRNNVPIKKVFFQKMKNPGSYFLSLVKEVEKRGIKYSFESEERLKNLSGTKKHQGVVFDIGEYRYSSVEEILEAKTPPLIVLLDQIQDPHNLGAIVRTSVGAGANGIIIPKDKSVKVTETVVKVSAGTVFRARIAVVTNLARTIEELKEKGVWTYASDIDGTPIYEEDFTFPTAFVFGNEGEGIRRLVREKCDRVVTIPMENDIDSLNVSVSVGVVLFEAVRQRRMKGAG from the coding sequence TTGAGAGTCTACGGAAGAAAAATCCTGGAGGAAGCGCTCAGGAATAACGTTCCGATAAAGAAAGTATTCTTCCAAAAAATGAAAAATCCTGGCAGTTACTTTCTTTCTCTTGTGAAAGAAGTCGAAAAGAGAGGTATCAAGTACTCTTTTGAATCAGAAGAAAGATTGAAGAATCTCTCGGGAACAAAGAAGCATCAGGGGGTTGTTTTCGATATAGGAGAGTACCGGTACAGTTCTGTAGAGGAAATTCTTGAAGCAAAGACTCCACCCTTGATAGTTCTTCTCGATCAGATTCAGGATCCACACAACCTCGGTGCAATCGTGAGAACGTCCGTGGGTGCGGGAGCGAACGGAATCATCATTCCGAAGGACAAGTCAGTAAAAGTAACAGAAACCGTCGTGAAGGTTTCGGCTGGAACGGTTTTCAGAGCCAGAATCGCCGTTGTGACCAATCTGGCAAGAACGATAGAAGAGTTGAAGGAAAAAGGTGTCTGGACTTACGCTTCAGACATAGACGGTACACCCATCTACGAGGAAGATTTCACCTTCCCCACCGCCTTCGTCTTCGGTAACGAGGGAGAAGGCATCAGAAGACTCGTGAGAGAGAAGTGCGACAGGGTGGTCACCATTCCGATGGAGAACGACATAGATTCTCTGAACGTTTCGGTGAGTGTGGGAGTAGTTCTCTTTGAAGCTGTGAGACAGAGGAGGATGAAAGGTGCTGGATAA
- a CDS encoding peptide ABC transporter substrate-binding protein has translation MRKFVVGFLMVLVAAFYFSEVEVQLPWFGVTNFDPYYWQAQHILAQGTIFEGLFGYVPDPKSLGGVKVVPAVCESYTVSEDGLTYTFYLRKDKRWSNGDPVTAYDFEFAWKRAASPETPTLPLWASPVQYIKNVYDCKSGAKPLDELGVKALDDYTLQVTLSRPMPSFINMLVLGGAMPLHRKTVQEHPEDWWKPEYFVGNGPYVIESFTPNYEIVLVRNKYYVGDFPGNVDRIVLKAGGLGLQQYLAGEIDAVFITAVGDYVFALKNKQLSKELHEESGVQWVGYEITRSLSPVFDDIRIRKALAMAIDKKVLTDIVLGGMAIPTHAYCSPDSEIAEAVKGIPYDPEQAKKLLAEAGYPNGKGFPKVKFYITGASDPVAEALVDQWKKVLGITFEIENIESGQFSTLQWSDFVPWAEPGVCTIGGPVNWQDSGSLMQTADHTFWFYDYPAEVRQKLYELREKRESVLREEGGKTEEEWKEILNRAQELWEKWQEVVNSEPDEFLKKYFLLPAPGELTFIEQINKLYEEWKKATTDEQKIQLWRLAMRAIYNQEYSLVEYTGMNPTNREARRLWARILYSPYDKAVEYAKKLQQLCVDLAYEVPLYVQKVVYLAKPYLKGIVPYKFSWGPTFFLFKYLTVEK, from the coding sequence ATGAGAAAGTTCGTTGTGGGGTTCCTGATGGTTTTAGTCGCTGCATTTTATTTTAGTGAAGTCGAGGTACAGCTTCCATGGTTTGGTGTAACAAACTTCGATCCCTACTACTGGCAAGCCCAGCATATTCTGGCTCAAGGAACCATTTTCGAAGGTTTGTTTGGTTATGTTCCAGATCCCAAATCGCTTGGCGGTGTAAAGGTTGTACCAGCTGTCTGTGAAAGTTATACAGTATCTGAAGATGGTTTAACCTATACCTTCTACTTGAGAAAAGATAAAAGATGGTCAAATGGTGATCCCGTTACTGCCTATGATTTCGAATTTGCTTGGAAAAGGGCTGCCAGTCCCGAAACACCAACTCTTCCACTCTGGGCTTCTCCTGTTCAGTACATAAAAAATGTCTACGATTGTAAATCCGGTGCCAAACCTCTTGATGAACTTGGAGTAAAAGCCCTGGATGACTACACACTTCAAGTTACTCTCTCAAGACCAATGCCATCTTTCATTAATATGCTTGTTCTCGGTGGAGCAATGCCTCTGCATAGGAAAACTGTTCAGGAACACCCTGAAGACTGGTGGAAGCCCGAGTATTTTGTTGGAAATGGACCGTATGTTATTGAATCCTTTACACCTAATTACGAGATAGTCCTGGTCAGAAATAAATACTATGTGGGAGATTTTCCTGGCAATGTTGATAGAATTGTGCTCAAAGCAGGCGGGCTTGGATTGCAGCAGTATTTAGCTGGAGAGATAGATGCTGTTTTTATCACCGCAGTTGGAGATTATGTGTTTGCATTGAAAAACAAACAACTTTCCAAGGAACTTCATGAAGAATCTGGTGTTCAATGGGTGGGATACGAAATCACAAGAAGCCTAAGTCCTGTTTTTGACGATATACGAATAAGAAAAGCACTTGCAATGGCTATTGACAAGAAAGTCTTAACTGACATTGTTCTTGGTGGTATGGCCATTCCAACACACGCATATTGTTCTCCTGATAGTGAAATAGCGGAAGCTGTGAAGGGAATACCCTATGATCCAGAACAGGCAAAGAAGTTACTAGCGGAAGCAGGTTATCCAAACGGAAAAGGTTTTCCAAAAGTGAAGTTCTACATAACAGGAGCGTCTGATCCTGTAGCGGAAGCACTGGTTGACCAGTGGAAAAAAGTTCTTGGAATCACTTTTGAAATTGAAAATATAGAGTCCGGTCAATTTTCAACACTGCAATGGAGTGATTTTGTGCCTTGGGCAGAACCAGGTGTATGTACAATTGGTGGGCCCGTCAACTGGCAAGACAGTGGTTCTCTTATGCAAACTGCCGATCATACATTCTGGTTCTACGATTACCCCGCTGAGGTACGTCAAAAACTCTATGAATTAAGAGAGAAAAGAGAAAGTGTCCTCAGAGAAGAAGGTGGAAAAACAGAAGAAGAGTGGAAGGAGATACTAAACCGCGCCCAGGAACTCTGGGAGAAGTGGCAAGAAGTTGTTAACTCCGAACCAGATGAATTCTTGAAAAAATACTTCCTTCTTCCTGCCCCCGGAGAATTGACCTTCATAGAACAAATCAACAAGTTGTATGAAGAATGGAAAAAAGCCACAACCGACGAGCAAAAAATTCAGCTCTGGAGATTGGCAATGAGAGCTATATACAATCAGGAATATTCTCTGGTTGAATACACCGGAATGAACCCAACTAATAGGGAAGCCAGAAGACTATGGGCAAGAATTCTCTATTCACCCTACGATAAAGCCGTCGAATATGCAAAGAAACTCCAGCAATTGTGTGTAGATCTTGCCTACGAAGTTCCTCTGTACGTTCAGAAAGTTGTGTATCTTGCCAAACCATACCTCAAGGGAATAGTTCCTTACAAATTCTCGTGGGGTCCCACTTTCTTCCTCTTCAAATACTTAACTGTTGAGAAGTGA
- a CDS encoding glycoside hydrolase family 5 protein has translation MGVDPFERNKILGRGINIGNALEAPNEGDWGVVIKDEFFDIIKEAGFSHVRIPIRWSTHAYAFPPYKIMDRFFKRVDEVINGALKRGLAVVINIHHYEELMNDPEEHKERFLALWKQIADRYKDYPETLFFEILNEPHGNLTPEKWNELLEEALKVIRSIDKKHTIIIGTAEWGGISALEKLSVPKWEKNSIVTIHYYNPFEFTHQGAEWVEGSEKWLGRKWGSPDDQKHLIEEFNFIEEWSKKNKRPIYIGEFGAYRKADLESRIKWTSFVVREMEKRRWSWAYWEFCSGFGVYDTLRKTWNKDLLEALIGGDSIE, from the coding sequence ATGGGTGTTGATCCTTTTGAAAGGAACAAAATATTGGGAAGAGGCATTAATATAGGAAATGCGCTTGAAGCACCAAATGAGGGAGACTGGGGAGTGGTGATAAAAGATGAGTTCTTCGACATTATAAAAGAAGCCGGTTTCTCTCATGTTCGAATTCCAATAAGATGGAGTACGCACGCTTACGCGTTTCCTCCTTATAAAATCATGGATCGCTTCTTCAAAAGAGTGGATGAAGTGATAAACGGAGCCCTGAAAAGAGGACTGGCTGTTGTTATAAATATTCATCACTACGAGGAGTTAATGAATGATCCAGAAGAACACAAGGAAAGATTTCTTGCTCTTTGGAAACAAATTGCTGATCGTTATAAAGACTATCCCGAAACTCTATTTTTTGAAATTCTGAATGAACCTCACGGAAATCTTACTCCGGAAAAATGGAATGAACTGCTTGAGGAAGCTCTAAAAGTTATAAGATCAATTGACAAAAAGCACACTATAATTATAGGCACAGCTGAATGGGGGGGTATATCTGCCCTTGAAAAACTGTCTGTCCCAAAATGGGAAAAAAATTCTATAGTTACAATTCACTACTACAATCCTTTCGAATTTACCCATCAAGGAGCTGAGTGGGTGGAAGGATCTGAGAAATGGTTGGGAAGAAAGTGGGGATCTCCAGATGATCAGAAACATTTGATAGAAGAATTCAATTTTATAGAAGAATGGTCAAAAAAGAACAAAAGACCAATTTACATAGGTGAGTTTGGTGCCTACAGAAAAGCTGACCTTGAATCAAGAATAAAATGGACCTCCTTTGTCGTTCGCGAAATGGAGAAAAGGAGATGGAGCTGGGCATACTGGGAATTTTGTTCCGGTTTTGGTGTTTATGATACTCTGAGAAAAACCTGGAATAAAGATCTTTTAGAAGCTTTAATAGGAGGAGATAGCATTGAATAA
- a CDS encoding HAD-IIA family hydrolase: MLDKIELFILDMDGTFYLDDSLLPGSLEFLETLKEKNKRFVFFTNNSSLGAQDYVRKLRNMGVDVPDDAVVTSGEITAEHMLKRFGRCRIFLLGTPQLKKVFEAYGHVIDEENPDFVVLGFDKTLTYERLKKACILLRKGKFYIATHPDINCPSKEGPVPDAGSIMAAIEASTGRKPDLIAGKPNPLVVDVISEKFGVPKERMAMVGDRLYTDVKLGKNAGIVSILVLTGETTPEDLERAETKPDFVFKNLGELAKAVQ; this comes from the coding sequence GTGCTGGATAAAATAGAACTCTTCATTTTAGATATGGACGGGACTTTCTATCTGGACGATTCGCTTCTTCCCGGATCTCTGGAATTTCTGGAGACTTTGAAAGAGAAAAACAAAAGATTCGTCTTTTTCACCAACAACTCCTCGCTCGGCGCACAGGACTACGTGAGGAAGCTGAGAAACATGGGAGTGGACGTACCGGACGATGCTGTCGTAACCTCTGGAGAAATCACCGCGGAGCACATGCTGAAGCGGTTCGGAAGGTGCCGTATCTTTCTTCTGGGAACCCCTCAGCTGAAGAAGGTCTTCGAGGCTTACGGACACGTCATAGATGAGGAAAATCCGGATTTTGTGGTCCTGGGTTTCGACAAAACGCTAACGTATGAAAGACTGAAAAAAGCTTGTATTTTACTCAGAAAGGGAAAATTCTACATAGCCACCCATCCGGACATCAACTGTCCTTCGAAAGAAGGACCCGTTCCAGACGCTGGAAGCATCATGGCAGCGATAGAAGCCTCGACGGGAAGAAAGCCAGACTTGATCGCTGGGAAACCCAATCCACTGGTTGTGGATGTGATATCCGAGAAGTTCGGTGTTCCAAAAGAAAGAATGGCAATGGTAGGAGACAGGCTGTACACGGATGTGAAACTGGGAAAGAACGCCGGGATAGTCTCCATTCTCGTTCTCACCGGTGAGACTACCCCGGAAGACCTTGAAAGGGCTGAAACAAAACCGGACTTCGTCTTCAAAAACCTTGGAGAATTAGCCAAGGCTGTCCAGTAG
- a CDS encoding ABC transporter permease translates to MRFLKFLLKRLLTIAISMVVVIVITYVLMWLAPGNFFELQRVRDAIARVTTPDDPAYQATLKGFEERYGLNNPLWKQILMYLKGAVVFKFGPSFSDPARNIEDLIKEKFPITFTLALSSILFALVVGVPLGILAALKKNTWIDYTAMTVSVIGVAIPSYVVAVFLILIFSIYLGWLPTSGWEGIRTKILPTIALALGPLASVARFTRVSLLDTLNQDFIRTAYAKGGDDRTVIMKHALRPSMIPLVTIVGPQMAYLMVGTVWVENIFRIPGLGQLFANAAVTRDYPLLVTSTFILALTVMIMNLIVDVLYAILDPRIKLD, encoded by the coding sequence ATGAGATTTTTAAAATTTCTCTTAAAAAGACTTTTGACCATTGCTATTTCTATGGTAGTTGTTATTGTAATAACATATGTTCTAATGTGGCTTGCCCCTGGAAATTTCTTTGAACTTCAACGCGTACGAGATGCGATAGCGAGAGTCACAACACCCGACGATCCTGCTTATCAAGCTACCCTGAAAGGTTTTGAAGAGAGATATGGTTTGAATAATCCTCTGTGGAAACAGATCCTTATGTATTTAAAAGGAGCTGTGGTTTTCAAATTCGGTCCTTCTTTTTCTGATCCTGCAAGAAACATAGAAGATTTGATAAAGGAGAAATTTCCTATTACTTTCACCCTTGCCCTTTCAAGCATCCTTTTCGCACTCGTGGTGGGAGTTCCTCTAGGAATCTTAGCAGCTCTCAAAAAAAACACATGGATTGACTATACTGCAATGACCGTTTCTGTTATAGGAGTTGCCATCCCATCGTATGTAGTAGCAGTCTTTCTCATACTGATTTTTAGCATCTATTTGGGATGGCTTCCCACTTCCGGATGGGAAGGAATAAGAACTAAAATCCTTCCAACCATAGCTTTGGCACTCGGTCCACTCGCTTCTGTTGCCAGATTTACAAGAGTCAGTCTTCTAGACACATTGAACCAAGACTTCATAAGAACCGCTTATGCAAAAGGTGGCGATGACAGAACGGTAATTATGAAACATGCTCTAAGGCCATCCATGATTCCTCTAGTAACGATAGTAGGCCCTCAAATGGCTTATCTCATGGTTGGCACCGTTTGGGTCGAGAACATCTTCAGAATACCAGGTTTGGGACAACTCTTTGCTAATGCAGCAGTCACTAGAGACTATCCACTTTTAGTAACTTCCACATTTATACTTGCCCTTACCGTTATGATCATGAACCTTATAGTTGATGTTCTTTATGCAATTCTCGATCCCAGAATAAAACTGGATTAA
- the ltaE gene encoding low-specificity L-threonine aldolase, producing the protein MIDLRSDTVTKPTEEMRKAMAQAEVGDDVYGEDPTINELERLAAETFGKEAALFVPSGTMGNQVSIMAHTQRGDEVILEADSHIFWYEVGAMAVLSGVMPHPVPGKNGAMDPDDVRKAIRPRNIHFPRTSLIAIENTHNRSGGRVVPLENIKEICTIAKEHGINVHIDGARIFNASIASGVPVKEYAGYADSVMFCLSKGLCAPVGSVVVGDRDFIERARKARKMLGGGMRQAGVLAAAGIIALTKMVDRLKEDHENARFLALKLKEIGYSVNPEDVKTNMVILRTDNLKVNAHGFIEALRNSGVLANAVSDTEIRLVTHKDVSRNDIEEALNIFEKLFRKFS; encoded by the coding sequence ATGATCGATCTCAGGTCCGACACCGTTACAAAACCAACAGAAGAGATGAGAAAAGCCATGGCACAGGCTGAGGTGGGAGACGATGTGTACGGAGAAGATCCAACCATCAACGAACTCGAAAGGCTCGCCGCAGAGACCTTTGGAAAGGAAGCGGCTCTCTTTGTACCCTCCGGCACCATGGGAAATCAAGTGAGCATAATGGCTCACACCCAGAGGGGCGATGAAGTGATACTGGAGGCAGACAGCCACATCTTCTGGTACGAGGTCGGAGCCATGGCGGTTCTCTCCGGAGTCATGCCCCATCCTGTACCTGGAAAAAATGGAGCCATGGACCCCGATGATGTGAGGAAGGCCATAAGACCCAGAAACATACACTTCCCCAGAACTTCGCTCATTGCCATCGAAAACACACACAACCGTTCCGGTGGAAGAGTGGTCCCGCTTGAAAACATAAAAGAGATTTGCACGATAGCCAAAGAACACGGCATAAACGTTCACATAGATGGTGCGAGGATCTTCAACGCCTCAATCGCTTCAGGTGTTCCCGTGAAGGAGTACGCCGGGTACGCCGATTCCGTGATGTTCTGTCTTTCAAAAGGTCTCTGCGCACCCGTCGGTTCGGTGGTTGTAGGAGACAGGGACTTCATAGAAAGAGCGAGAAAGGCGAGAAAGATGCTCGGTGGAGGGATGAGACAGGCAGGTGTTCTCGCTGCCGCTGGAATAATCGCCTTGACAAAGATGGTAGATCGATTGAAAGAAGATCATGAAAACGCCAGATTTCTCGCCCTGAAGTTGAAAGAAATAGGGTACTCCGTGAATCCCGAAGATGTGAAAACCAACATGGTGATTCTGAGGACCGACAACCTGAAGGTGAACGCGCACGGGTTCATAGAAGCGCTCAGAAACAGCGGGGTGCTCGCGAACGCCGTATCCGACACGGAGATCAGACTGGTAACCCACAAAGACGTTTCAAGAAACGACATAGAAGAGGCTCTGAACATCTTCGAAAAACTCTTCAGAAAATTCTCCTGA